One Vigna unguiculata cultivar IT97K-499-35 chromosome 11, ASM411807v1, whole genome shotgun sequence DNA window includes the following coding sequences:
- the LOC114170088 gene encoding uncharacterized protein LOC114170088 produces the protein MTSNPKSELFRKREKREREKDPTSFFIVPFQGQKNLVDGVAEYTFFIFVFIIITVREMAYNKGVHSSSGGSHRGRPYALILLITFGAALLGVMVLHKLRERRIYTLLVKEKDHQILALQLLLQKERDRSKELRGKNEEIKGKIYTLRSQKMELSRTVVEMQSTLDSLKDEQKLMETAFEEQQNELRLMQEKVGDVGQGGSEIVALRENLKHKEAEIEDLKRRLESPVNDQPTTIPEIVTANGTKQAQDESEKEEDSGESVKHESELTKSKDGDVATEIKDEILTDGEIGKANRNSQSDGDGVVKYIDDAEVVDGGEKKTMSEEHVGEVENITDSGGQVKQLAGMKRKHGHARRTKGKRWRTNVNSSLMEHNVVSDNRIGNRKVYKDEAKGRRVGKVYDEESFLRNKNSPRKDKSQANFLKPDRGEPNVTSSGTNIYPEKNQNLDEMRGSEVHEQSLAQQNWSKRHINKADKNAGQTKTKVLIERPEELEDILHVQKQHKDGIDTSHDDDEDGDEDNFQKSHSEFQDENNDYKEELNESEYQSGL, from the exons ATGACAAGCAATCCAAAATCTGAACTCTtcaggaagagagagaagagagagagagagaaagaccCCACTTCATTCTTCATTGTTCCTTTCCAAGGACAGAAGAACTTAGTTGATGGTGTTGCTGAATATacattcttcatcttcgtcttcatcatcatcactgTGAGAGAGATGGCTTACAACAAGGGTGTGCATAGCAGCAGCGGAGGAAGTCACAGAGGAAGACCTTATGCTTTGATATTGTTGATCACTTTTGGGGCTGCACTGCTTGGGGTTATGGTGCTTCACAAGCTCAGAGAGAGGCGCATCTATACCCTTCTTGTCAAAGAGAAAGATCATCAGATTCTTGCTCTTCAGCTTCTCTTGCAG AAGGAAAGAGATCGCAGCAAGGAGCTGAGAGGGAAAAACGAAGAGATTAAGGGGAAGATATACACTCTGAGAAgtcaaaagatggagttgtCTAGAACAGTTGTGGAGATGCAATCCACATTGGATTCACTGAAAGATGAACAGAAACTGATGGAAACAGCATTTGAGGAGCAGCAGAATGAGCTGAGACTGATGCAAGAAAAGGTGGGCGATGTGGGACAGGGAGGCTCTGAGATAGTAGCATTAAGAGAGAATCTTAAGCATAAGGAAGCAGAGATAGAAGACTTGAAGCGCCGTCTTGAAAGCCCAGTTAATGATCAGCCAACAACCATTCCTGAGATTGTGACAGCAAATGGAACAAAGCAAGCCCAAGATGAATCTGAGAAGGAGGAAGATTCCGGTGAATCTGTCAAACATGAAAGTGAATTAACCAAGTCCAAAGATGGAGATGTTGCAACTGagataaaagatgaaattttgacTGATGGGGAGATTGGAAAGGCAAACAGAAACTCACAAAGCGATGGTGATGGTGTggtaaaatatattgatgatgCCGAAGTGGTGGACGGGGGAGAGAAGAAAACAATGAGCGAAGAACATGTTGGAGAAGTAGAGAACATTACAGATAGTGGAGGTCAGGTGAAGCAATTGGCAGGGATGAAGAGGAAACATGGCCATGCAAGAAGAACAAAGGGGAAGCGCTGGAGAACCAATGTCAATAGTAGTTTAATGGAGCACAATGTGGTTTCTGATAATCGCATTGGCAATAGAAAGGTTTATAAAGATGAGGCTAAAGGTAGAAGAGTTGGGAAAGTCTATGATGAGGAAAGTTTTCTAAGGAACAAAAATAGCCCAAGAAAAGACAAGTCACAGGCCAATTTCTTAAAGCCTGACCGAGGAGAGCCCAATGTCACAAGCAGTGGTACTAACATATACCCAGAGAAGAATCAGAATCTGGACGAGATGAGAGGGTCAGAAGTGCATGAACAGAGTCTTGCGCAACAAAACTGGAGCAAGAGACATATCAACAAAGCTGACAAGAATGCAGGACAAACAAAAACTAAAGTGTTAATTGAACGCCCAGAAGAATTAGAGGATATTTTGCATGTACAAAAGCAACATAAAGATGGTATTGACACTAgccatgatgatgatgaggatgGTGATGAAGATAATTTTCAGAAGTCGCATTCTGAATTTCAAGATGAAAACAATGATTACAAGGAAGAACTAAACGAGTCAGAGTATCAGTCTGGTTTGTAA
- the LOC114170089 gene encoding uncharacterized protein LOC114170089 — MASFARGAASLTRVGLSSSKTPIQLIHRRGLAGAADHHGPPKVNFWKDPMSPSKWKEEHFVIISLAGWGLLVYGGYKLFTGGKGKKEENLVKEASH, encoded by the exons ATGGCCTCATTTGCTCGTGGAGCCGCATCCCTAACTCGCGTCGGTCTTTCCTCTTCCAAGACACCCATTCAACTCATCCACCGCCGTGGTCTCGCCGGAGCAGCTG ATCACCATGGACCTCCCAAAGTTAACTTCTGGAAAGACCCAATGAGCCCGTCTAAATGGAAGGAAGAGCAC TTTGTAATTATCTCTTTAGCTGGCTGGGGACTACTCGTCTATGGAGGATATAAGCTCTTCACAGGAGGCAAGGGAAAGAAAGAAGAG AATTTGGTAAAAGAAGCATCACACTGA
- the LOC114170359 gene encoding uncharacterized protein LOC114170359, whose amino-acid sequence MTDYKWEVGTVFLDNNHFKDAIRTYAIHAGRNMKFLKNDSKRVRVGCLGAQNKCQWFAYCSYVRSRKIWQLRKLLDVHSCSREFKINIIKAKWLSETLDQTLIENPKLKINDVTQRALRKWNTHVSISTTRKARAMVADIVDGSFKEQYKRIYDYADELLKCNPGSTIKIKVENDNDEAIFQRFYFYLKACKDSFVFCRPIIGLDGCFLKGKYGGELLSVVGRDANDQLLPLAYAVVEVENKETWTWFLELLIGDLGGIDVCETMTFMSDQQNGLVLVIQDLLPTAEHRFCMRHLYANFRKRFSGQKLKILMWKAARSTHPTAWERVMLTIKEFNIDAYRYLIDIPPRFSGRGICDTIVNNMSEAFNSVIVDARGKPIITVLEEIIVYLMERWATKRKKVTTFEGNICPKVLNKLHKEKELTKYWTQGEKLFEVRHISMVGNKYTVNVDAQHCSCRKWLLTDIPCCHVIAAMNFINVNAEDFIPIYFRRSIYEEIYQSIIFPINSEVLWERTPYLDVHPPHKRILPGRPKKKRRLEEWELRKDNTQISKGDKPVDEQTTTPAETAPDAQTTENASTTEIAENAPTTKTAENALTTKTQTTQPPRNEVKSQATSLPAPNEPSQ is encoded by the exons ATGACGGATTACAAATGGGAAGTAGGAACTGTTTTTCTAGACAACAACCACTTCAAGGATGCCATTAGGACTTATGCTATTCATGCAGGGAGAAATATGAAATTCTTGAAAAATGATAGTAAGCGAGTTAGGGTTGGTTGTTTGGGTGCACAAAATAAATGTCAATGGTTCGCATATTGTTCCTATGTTCGTAGCCGTAAGATTTGGCAATTAAGGAAACTACTTGATGTTCATTCTTGTAGCAGGGAGTTCAAGATTAATATCATTAAAGCAAAGTGGCTTAGTGAAACCTTGGATCAAACTCTAATAGAGAATCCAAAGCTAAAGATAAATGACGTAACACAAAGGGCTTTAAGAAAATGGAATACACATGTGTCAATATCAACAACTCGTAAAGCAAGGGCAATGGTTGCAGATATAGTAGATGGGTCATTTAAAGAGCAATATAAAAGAATCTACGACTATGCAGATGAATTACTAAAATGTAATCCTGGATCAACTATAAAAATCAAAGTGGAAAATGATAATGATGAAGCAATTTTTCAGAGGTTTTACTTCTATTTAAAAGCATGTAAAGATTCCTTTGTCTTTTGTAGACCCATCATAGGTTTGGATGGttgttttttaaaaggaaaatacggAGGTGAGTTGTTGAGTGTTGTGGGTAGGGATGCTAATGATCAGTTACTGCCCTTAGCGTATGCTGTTGTGGAAgttgaaaacaaagaaacttGGACATGGTTCTTAGAATTGCTTATTGGTGATCTTGGAGGTATTGACGTGTGTGAGACAATGACCTTTATGTCTGACCAACAAAAT GGATTAGTACTTGTCATTCAGGACCTATTACCAACTGCTGAGCACAGGTTTTGCATGAGGCATCTGTATGCAAATTTCAGAAAAAGATTCTCTGgacaaaaattaaagatactcATGTGGAAGGCTGCTAGGAGCACACACCCAACAGCTTGGGAAAGAGTGATGTTAACAATTAAAGAGTTCAATATTGATGCTTACAGATACCTTATTGATATACCTCCAAG ATTTAGTGGTCGAGGCATATGCGACACAATTGTCAACAATATGAGTGAAGCTTTTAATAGTGTCATAGTGGATGCAAGAGGCAAACCCATAATCACCGTGCTCGAGGAAATCATAGTTTATTTAATGGAAAGGTGGGCCACCAAGAGAAAAAAGGTTACAACTTTTGAAGGAAACATCTGTCCCAAGGTCCTTAACAAACTACATAAGGAAAAGGAGTTAACCAAATATTGGACccaag GAGAAAAGCTATTTGAAGTGAGGCACATATCCATGGTTGGAAATAAGTACACAGTGAATGTGGATGCTCAACATTGCAGCTGTAGAAAATGGCTTTTGACTGATATCCCTTGTTGCCATGTTATTGCAGCAATGAATTTCATCAATGTCAATGCTGAGGACTTCATACCAATCTACTTTAGGAGATCCATCTACGAAGAAATATATCAATCCATCATTTTTCCAATCAATAGTGAAGTCTTATGGGAAAGAACTCCCTACCTTGACGTCCATCCACCACATAAGAGGATCTTACCAGGAAgacccaagaaaaaaagaaggttggAAGAGTGGGAGTTGAGAAAGGATAACACACAAATCAGCAAAGGAG ATAAGCCTGTGGATGAGCAAACTACAACACCTGCTGAGACTGCACCAGATGCCCAAACTACTGAGAATGCATCAACTACTGAAAttgctgagaatgcaccaactactaaaactgctgagaatgcacTAACTACtaaaactcaaacaactcaaccaccaaggaatgaagtgAAGAGTCAAGCAACATCACTACCAGCACCAAACGAACCATCTCAGtag
- the LOC114170360 gene encoding QWRF motif-containing protein 3-like: MKQRSCKELRSNVNGFEGDDEMKKLDSHIVPKRLTLNENKASFKETFIIVRIELIKNQIPHSLARTWISREEGDKVFSKYMGTKGGDSHDSWVAKTHKAVKKANNSVLGYVSSKSHWALSHSHISLRAPQPKSVEKIVSKGIDLFRHKKPLNIELVHQLRLLDNHFIQWRFANARACAVNHTIFLKVWGTFICALNSQAKLRYSLVLTKIEIEREKLEMKLEGILQSQMKLLKTWRSMKKPYVAAITLLQECLYSVACRVHLLEGAKVDLKLASGYEKRALNLTNSMNSLLSTYLPLADEIAGLLSELAKVVVQEKFLLQEFNDMFHTICLLQLEESSLRCSLIQHNS; encoded by the exons ATGAAACAAAGAAGTTGCAAGGAGTTAAGAAGCAACGTTAATGGCTTCGAAGGAGACGATGAAATGAAGAAACTTGATTCCCATATTGTTCCTAAAAGACTCACCTTGAACGAAAATAAAGCATCATTTAAAGAAACTTTCATTATTGTAAGAATTGAATTGATTAAGAATCAGATACCACATTCTCTGGCAAGAACATGGATTTCGAGAGAAGAGGGTGATAAGGTTTTTTCTAAATACATGGGAACAAAAGGGGGAGATTCTCATGACTCATGGGTGGCGAAGACGCACAAAGCGGTGAAGAAAGCTAACAATTCTGTTCTTGGGTATGTGAGTTCCAAGTCTCACTGGGCATTGTCTCATAGCCATATTAGCCTGAGGGCACCACAACCCAAAAGTGTGGAGAAGATTGTGAGCAAGGGCATTGATCTCTTCAGACACAAGAAACCTTTAAATATTGAGTTGGTTCATCAACTACgtttgcttgataatcatttcaTTCAATGGCGATTTGCAAATGCAAGAGCTTGTGCTGTGAATCACACCATTTTCCTCAAAGTTTGG GGCACTTTCATATGTGCTTTGAATAGTCAAGCCAAATTGCGATATTCACTAGTACTAACGAAAatagagatagagagagagaagcTTGAGATGAAACTGGAGGGTATACTGCAATCTCAA ATGAAGCTATTGAAAACATGGAGATCTATGAAAAAGCCATATGTAGCTGCAATCACCTTATTGCAAGAATGTTTGTATTCTGTTGCATGCAGAGTTCATCTTTTAGAAGGTGCAAAG GTGGATTTGAAATTAGCATCTGGTTATGAAAAGCGTGCATTGAATCTAACAAATTCCATGAATTCACTTTTGTCTACTTATTTACCCTTG GCTGACGAGATTGCTGGATTGCTATCAGAATTAGCAAAAGTTGTTGTACAGGAGAAGTTTCTCTTACAGGAATTCAATGACATGTTCCACACCATATGTCTCCTTCAG CTTGAAGAAAGCAGCCTAAGGTGCAGTCTTATTCAACATAATTCTTGA
- the LOC114170361 gene encoding QWRF motif-containing protein 3-like yields the protein MKSDSNGSVSPYSPKPRTRFVSSRFMSSNSTASPEPGSGSPLGRFNRLARKDSTTLADHIGNERLKEREEQHHHQNQKPTNRTGSVFSALTKQRSCREFRNNTNGYGLEENNQDRDRDVVGRTTKNGVSGKSSPSPSPVVKKASSYLDPARHSLDENTFKGNFLCAKNSIDSESENTSLDSVPLQRTLSSRKLGREVSSKYMAACGRRGEASDSDPLSFDDSWMMKKYITQKAVKKANSLIGYMSSKSQWALSPGRSGSPPLSFESKDKPLSFSSLKPPHKRVEKILSMGLDLFRTKKSFSTTEVVHQLRLLHNRLIQWRFANARAHTVNQSMSLQAESNLINVSDGLTKLRHSVMQKKIQVEREKLKMKLNFVLHSQMKLLETWVCMERQHLGAITTLKECLHYVICKVPLLEGAKVDIQLASIAQRYASDLTDSIMSVLSGFSPLVCLVTH from the exons ATGAAGAGCGATTCCAATGGCTCTGTCTCTCCTTATTCTCCCAAACCCAGAACCCGTTTTGTCAGTTCCCGGTTCATGTCTTCAAACTCGACTGCTTCGCCTGAACCTGGTTCAGGCTCCCCGCTCGGCCGGTTCAACCGCTTGGCGAGGAAAGACTCCACCACTCTCGCGGATCACATTGGCAACGAGAGGCTCAAAGAAAGGGAAGAACAGCACCACCATCAGAATCAGAAACCCACAAACAGAACAGGCTCTGTTTTTTCTGCTCTCACGAAACAGAGAAGTTGCAGGGAGTTCAGAAACAACACCAATGGCTATGGCTTAGAAGAAAACAATCAAGATCGAGATCGAGACGTTGTTGGTAGGACCACGAAGAATGGTGTATCAGGAAaatcttctccttctccttctcctgtGGTGAAGAAAGCAAGTTCTTATCTTGATCCTGCGAGACACTCTCTGGATGAAAATACCTTTAAGGGAAATTTTCTCTGTGCTAAGAACTCAATTGATTCAGAATCTGAAAATACGAGTTTGGATTCTGTTCCTCTGCAGAGAACACTGAGTTCGAGGAAATTGGGTAGGGAGGTTTCTTCTAAGTACATGGCAGCGTGTGGCAGAAGAGGGGAAGCTTCTGATTCTGACCCTTTGTCTTTTGATGATTCATGGATGATGAAGAAGTATATCACACAGAAAGCGGTGAAGAAGGCTAATTCGCTTATTGGGTACATGAGTTCCAAGTCTCAGTGGGCACTGTCTCCGGGAAGATCAGGATCACCACCTTTGTCTTTCGAAAGCAAGGATAAGCCATTGTCGTTTTCCAGCTTGAAACCTCCACACAAGAGAGTGGAGAAGATTCTGAGCATGGGTTTGGATCTCTTTAGGACTAAGAAATCCTTTTCTACTACTGAGGTGGTTCATCAGTTGCGTTTGCTTCATAACCGTTTGATTCAATGGCGGTTCGCAAATGCTAGAGCTCATACTGTGAATCAGTCCATGTCTCTTCAGGCTGAG AGCAATTTGATAAATGTTTCGGATGGTTTAACCAAGTTGCGGCATTCGGTGATGCAAAAGAAGATACAGGTTGAGAGAGAAAAACTCAAGATGAAGCTAAATTTTGTATTGCATTCTCAG ATGAAGTTGTTGGAAACGTGGGTATGTATGGAGAGACAACATCTAGGTGCAATTACCACACTGAAAGAGTGTTTGCATTATGTTATATGCAAAGTTCCTCTATTGGAAGGGGCAAAG GTGGATATACAATTGGCATCAATTGCTCAGCGTTATGCATCTGATCTAACAGATTCTATTATGTcagttttatctggtttttcacCTTTGGTATGTTTGGTAACACACTGA